The following proteins come from a genomic window of Lolium rigidum isolate FL_2022 chromosome 5, APGP_CSIRO_Lrig_0.1, whole genome shotgun sequence:
- the LOC124652414 gene encoding serine/threonine-protein phosphatase 6 regulatory ankyrin repeat subunit A-like (The sequence of the model RefSeq protein was modified relative to this genomic sequence to represent the inferred CDS: added 12 bases not found in genome assembly) gives MAMASSPARSSSRPQRFPENLFVLDNPRPEDKLTPQIFLAAGDGNIRSMKKLAEGLAREGKSLGEMTVNDPLHRRLGPLHFAAWSGKLEMCRFLIKDLHLDVNADADRGSSPLLFAACGRAPKEAVRLLLDRGADPNIASGKGYTVLHVVATMTKRDSSGVAEILLSRGANVDPMCELGTPLHYAAECGNVQMLDMLLQYHANPNRVVRLFYAPLTLAIFANSLKCVELLIKAGADVNAGRPVTPLIIAAADGLADCVKCLLEAGADANIPDEIGRTPLEIAAIQGWKECVEILFPFTSRLTRFPDWSIDGIMQHVALGSSRDYKKCEGSALKAQGDAAFQAKDYPHASDLYTKAVETNPHDSTLYAKRSLCWLHMGEKDKAFNDANTYKGMNVDLSSSCHEQAAALILTKEYGLACKALLSGLKLDFGRGLIGELSREKNA, from the exons TCCTCCCCCGCGAGATCGTCCTCTCGCCCGCAGCGCTTCCCCGAGAATCTGTTCGTACTCGACAACCCCAGGCCCGAGGATAAGCTGACCCCGCAGATCTTCCTGGCGGCGGGGGATGGCAACATCCGCTCGATGAAGA AGCTGGCGGAGGGGTTGGCAAGGGAGGGGAAAAGCTTGGGGGAGATGACGGTCAATGACCCGCTGCACAGGAGGCTCGGCCCGCTCCACTTCGCCGCCTGGTCCGGGAAGCTGGAGATGTGCAGGTTCCTCATCAAGGATCTCCACCTCGACGTCAATGCGGACGCTGACCGTG GTTCGTCGCCTCTATTATTTGCAGCATGTGGTCGTGCACCTAAAGAAGCTGTGAGGCTTCTACTTGATCGTGGTGCTGATCCAAACATAGCATCCGGGAAAGGGTATACTGTGCTCCATGTTGTTGCAACCATGACAAAGAGAG ATTCCAGTGGGGTAGCAGAGATATTATTGTCCAGAGGGGCCAATGTTGACCCCATGTGCGAACTAGGAACCCCACTACATTATGCTGCTGAATGTGGAAATGTGCAAATGCTGGACATGCTGTTGCAGTATCACGCAAAT CCTAACAGAGTTGTGCGTTTATTCTATGCACCACTGACATTGGCTATCTTTGCTAATTCGTTGAAGTGCGTGGAACTACTTATTAAG GCTGGTGCTGATGTCAATGCTGGTAGACCTGTAACTCCATTAATAATAGCTGCAGCTGATGGCTTAGCTGACTGCGTCAAGTGTTTGTTGGAAGCTGGTGCTGATGCCAATATTCCCGATGAA ATTGGTAGAACACCATTGGAAATAGCTGCAATCCAAGGATGGAAGGAATGCGTTGAGATCCTTTTTCCTTTCACATCCCGTCTAACCAGATTTCCAGACTGGAGCATTGATGGAATAATGCAACATGTGGCATTAGGGAGTTCAAGA GATTATAAAAAATGTGAGGGATCTGCTTTAAAAGCCCAAGGGGATGCTGCATTTCAGGCAAAGGATTATCCTCATGCATCGGATCTGTACACCAAG GCAGTTGAGACTAACCCTCATGATTCAACCTTGTACGCAAAGAGGAGCCTTTGCTGGCTGCATATGGGTGAAAAAGACAAAGCTTTTAATGATGCAAATACCTACAAAGGTATGAATGTGGACTTGTCAAGTTCCTGCCATGAGCAAGCAGCAGCTCTAATACTAACGAAG GAGTATGGCCTTGCATGCAAAGCTCTCCTTTCTGGCTTGAAATTGGATTTTGGACGAGGTCTGATTGGTGAATTATCTCG GGAGAAGAATGCGTGA